A single region of the Arthrobacter sp. zg-Y820 genome encodes:
- a CDS encoding carbon-nitrogen hydrolase family protein, with amino-acid sequence MLVSVGQFSPTGDVGENLEVMRSLAEKAKTEGAELIVFPEESMFSVGKVEGPLAAAVDAGWTTFVQQLSMLAAELGIAVVAGGYESSGEDRPYNTLVLIEATGRIADTYRKLHLYDAFSYAESARIKPGNGGVKVVDLGGIKVGLMTCYDIRFPELARALTDKGADLLAVPAAWFKGEHKIEHWETLLKARAIENTVWVAAAGTSSRHTVGHSAILDPMGVAQAFLDDEAEAVVTADVTRKRIDDVREFLPVLRNRRFAANDQIISAG; translated from the coding sequence ATGTTGGTGAGCGTAGGCCAGTTCAGTCCCACGGGCGACGTCGGAGAGAACCTCGAGGTGATGCGCTCGCTGGCGGAGAAAGCGAAGACCGAGGGCGCCGAGCTGATCGTGTTTCCCGAGGAATCCATGTTCAGCGTCGGCAAGGTCGAGGGCCCGCTGGCCGCGGCCGTCGACGCCGGCTGGACCACCTTCGTCCAGCAGCTGTCGATGCTCGCGGCGGAGCTGGGCATCGCCGTCGTCGCCGGCGGTTACGAATCCAGCGGCGAGGACCGCCCGTACAACACCCTCGTGCTGATCGAGGCCACCGGGCGGATCGCTGACACGTACCGCAAACTGCACCTGTATGACGCCTTCAGCTACGCCGAATCCGCCCGGATCAAGCCCGGCAACGGCGGCGTGAAGGTGGTGGATCTCGGCGGCATCAAGGTTGGCCTGATGACCTGCTACGACATCCGGTTCCCCGAGCTGGCGCGGGCACTCACCGACAAGGGGGCGGACCTGCTGGCGGTTCCGGCCGCCTGGTTCAAGGGCGAACACAAGATTGAACACTGGGAAACCCTGCTCAAGGCCCGGGCGATCGAAAACACCGTGTGGGTGGCTGCCGCAGGGACCTCCAGCCGCCACACGGTGGGCCACTCGGCCATCCTGGACCCGATGGGTGTTGCGCAGGCCTTCCTGGACGATGAAGCCGAGGCCGTAGTCACGGCCGACGTGACCCGCAAGCGGATCGACGACGTGCGCGAGTTCCTGCCGGTGCTCAGGAACCGCCGCTTTGCCGCCAATGACCAGATTATTTCCGCCGGCTAA
- a CDS encoding RNA polymerase sigma factor yields the protein MATALTEDILAAARAGKPKALREIYLVLAPSILGYLAGKGCEDPEGLTQEVFLTVFGKLHSLTGGLSGMRTFAFSVAHARMVDDARRRERQPVFAQFHPAADVRISVSAEETVLESGAGVAALLDGLPPRQQEVLLLRVVADLSIEETASIMGSSEGAVKQLQSRALKILKDRLERKEEPAHERIA from the coding sequence TTGGCCACAGCCCTGACAGAGGACATCCTCGCTGCCGCCCGTGCCGGGAAACCCAAGGCGCTGCGCGAAATATACCTGGTCCTGGCTCCGTCGATCCTGGGCTATCTCGCCGGCAAGGGATGTGAGGATCCGGAGGGCCTGACCCAGGAAGTCTTTCTGACGGTCTTCGGCAAACTGCACTCGCTCACCGGCGGCCTGTCCGGAATGCGCACCTTCGCTTTCTCGGTGGCGCACGCGCGAATGGTCGACGACGCCCGACGGCGTGAGCGGCAACCGGTGTTTGCGCAGTTCCATCCCGCGGCCGATGTCCGAATCAGCGTTTCGGCCGAGGAAACGGTGCTTGAATCCGGAGCCGGCGTTGCCGCGCTGCTTGACGGGCTCCCGCCCCGGCAACAGGAAGTGCTGCTGTTGCGGGTTGTGGCCGACCTGTCGATCGAGGAAACAGCCAGCATCATGGGCAGCAGCGAGGGAGCCGTCAAACAGCTCCAAAGCAGGGCGCTGAAAATATTGAAGGACCGGTTGGAACGGAAGGAGGAGCCAGCTCATGAACGAATCGCCTGA
- a CDS encoding MarR family transcriptional regulator, translating to MPQPQSRDSPIGNSKPTRLPVGQLLVRLLAEFRRELLAEAEGHGYGDLRPAHLQITGNVGTKGIRLTALAARAQLSLAATSELVNELQALGYLERKPDPVDARAKLILPTARGLKLLQEASAKVAELEQQWAGYAGDRNFEAAMQTLQTVLNATRQGQKN from the coding sequence ATGCCGCAGCCCCAGTCAAGAGATTCCCCTATCGGAAATTCCAAGCCAACACGGCTTCCCGTCGGCCAGCTGCTGGTCCGTCTGCTCGCCGAGTTTCGTCGCGAGTTACTGGCCGAGGCGGAGGGGCACGGCTACGGCGATCTTCGTCCGGCCCACCTCCAGATCACGGGCAACGTGGGGACAAAGGGCATCCGCCTGACCGCGCTGGCTGCAAGAGCCCAGTTGAGCCTGGCGGCAACATCAGAGTTGGTAAATGAGCTGCAAGCCCTGGGGTATCTCGAGCGAAAGCCGGACCCCGTGGATGCCCGAGCAAAACTGATCCTCCCCACGGCCCGCGGATTAAAGCTGCTGCAGGAGGCCTCGGCAAAGGTCGCGGAGCTCGAGCAGCAATGGGCAGGTTATGCCGGCGATCGGAACTTTGAAGCTGCAATGCAAACCCTTCAGACAGTTCTCAACGCCACCCGACAGGGTCAAAAAAACTAG
- a CDS encoding CoA-binding protein, with protein sequence MSAEAIAEPRAWDGPSAPERLALLRSAKSIAIVGASDKPSRASYFVATYLLSSSPYTVYFVNPVAKEILGRPVYASLADLPEVPDIVDVFRRHDDLPSVLEETIAVGAKTLWLQLGSWHEDVAHAAEAAGLDVVMDRCVKIEHARFHGGLNLAGFNTGVISSKRQLTA encoded by the coding sequence ATGTCCGCTGAAGCCATTGCCGAACCGCGCGCCTGGGACGGCCCGAGCGCTCCGGAGCGTCTGGCGCTGCTGCGCAGCGCGAAGTCCATTGCCATTGTGGGCGCCTCGGACAAGCCGTCCCGGGCGTCCTACTTCGTGGCGACGTACCTGCTCTCGTCGTCTCCGTACACGGTCTATTTCGTGAACCCGGTGGCCAAGGAAATCCTGGGCCGGCCCGTCTACGCCTCCTTGGCGGATCTGCCCGAGGTCCCGGACATTGTGGACGTGTTCCGCCGCCACGACGACCTGCCGTCCGTGCTGGAGGAGACCATCGCCGTCGGGGCGAAAACGCTGTGGCTGCAGCTGGGTTCCTGGCATGAGGACGTGGCCCACGCCGCTGAGGCTGCCGGGCTGGACGTGGTGATGGACCGCTGCGTCAAGATTGAGCACGCCCGGTTCCACGGCGGACTGAACCTGGCCGGCTTTAATACCGGCGTCATTTCCTCGAAACGGCAGCTGACCGCTTAG
- a CDS encoding O-acetylhomoserine aminocarboxypropyltransferase/cysteine synthase family protein, with amino-acid sequence MSDRQFGFRTRALHAGGTPDATHGARAVPIYQTTSFVFKDTDDAANLFSLQKYGNIYSRIGNPTVAAFEERIASLEGGIGAVATASGMSAEFVTFAALCGAGDHIVAAAQLYGGTVTQLDVTLRRFGIDTTFVPGTDPADYAAAIRENTKAVYAEVVANPSGEITDIAGLAKVAHDAGVPLILDATLSTPYLVRPFEHGADIVIHSATKFLGGHGTTLGGVVVESGTFNWGNGKFPAMTEPVASYGNISWWGNFGEYGFLTKLRSEQLRDIGPALSAQSAFQLLQGVETLPQRLDEHLKNAQAVAEWLEADERVSWVSYAGLPSHPHHERAKKYLPKGPGSVFSFGVRGGREAGKAFIEALQLASHLANVGDSRTLVIHPGSTTHGQLSPEQLTAAGVAEDLVRISVGLEDLADILWDLDQALDAAASSAASADAASAPSVVPSDVPVVPPLKESAHVR; translated from the coding sequence ATGAGTGATCGACAATTCGGCTTCCGGACCCGTGCCCTGCACGCCGGCGGCACCCCCGATGCCACGCACGGCGCCCGCGCCGTGCCCATTTACCAGACCACGTCGTTTGTCTTCAAGGACACCGACGACGCGGCGAACCTCTTCTCGCTGCAGAAGTACGGCAACATCTACTCCCGCATCGGCAACCCGACGGTCGCGGCCTTCGAGGAGCGCATCGCCTCGCTGGAGGGCGGCATCGGTGCCGTGGCGACGGCGTCGGGCATGTCCGCTGAGTTCGTGACCTTCGCTGCCCTGTGCGGCGCGGGGGATCACATCGTGGCCGCCGCGCAGCTCTACGGCGGCACCGTGACGCAGCTGGACGTGACGCTGCGGCGCTTCGGCATCGACACCACGTTTGTTCCCGGCACGGATCCCGCGGACTACGCGGCGGCCATTCGGGAGAACACCAAGGCCGTGTACGCCGAAGTCGTGGCCAATCCCAGCGGCGAAATCACCGACATCGCCGGGCTGGCGAAGGTGGCGCACGACGCCGGCGTGCCGCTGATCCTCGATGCCACCCTGAGCACTCCGTACCTGGTGCGGCCGTTCGAGCACGGCGCCGACATTGTCATCCACTCGGCCACCAAGTTCCTCGGCGGGCACGGAACCACGCTGGGCGGCGTCGTCGTCGAATCCGGCACGTTCAATTGGGGCAACGGCAAGTTTCCGGCAATGACCGAGCCGGTGGCCAGCTACGGCAACATTTCCTGGTGGGGGAACTTCGGCGAGTACGGATTCCTCACCAAGCTGCGTTCCGAGCAGCTGCGCGACATCGGCCCCGCGCTCAGCGCGCAGTCAGCATTCCAGCTGCTGCAGGGGGTGGAAACGCTGCCGCAGCGCCTGGACGAACACCTGAAAAACGCGCAGGCGGTTGCCGAATGGCTGGAGGCCGACGAGCGCGTGTCCTGGGTCAGTTACGCCGGGCTGCCCTCCCATCCGCACCATGAGCGGGCGAAGAAATACCTGCCCAAGGGACCGGGGTCGGTGTTCAGCTTCGGAGTCCGGGGCGGCCGCGAGGCCGGCAAGGCCTTTATTGAGGCCCTGCAGCTGGCCTCGCACCTGGCCAACGTGGGCGATTCCCGGACCCTGGTCATCCACCCCGGCTCCACCACGCACGGCCAGCTCTCCCCGGAGCAGCTCACCGCGGCGGGCGTGGCCGAGGATCTGGTCCGGATTTCCGTGGGTCTGGAGGACCTTGCGGACATCCTCTGGGACCTGGATCAGGCGCTCGACGCCGCTGCCTCGTCCGCGGCGTCGGCTGATGCCGCTTCCGCCCCGTCAGTTGTCCCGTCCGATGTCCCGGTTGTGCCCCCGCTGAAGGAGTCCGCCCATGTCCGCTGA
- a CDS encoding alpha/beta fold hydrolase, protein MDTRTSAMVDTVLGPLMVRRTGAGSPALLWHSMFVDSETFAGVTGDLGRSHELFLVDGPGHGGSPGVRRRYALQDCATAAAQIMDAVGITDPVDWVGNAWGGHVGILFADAYPTRCASLTTIGTPAYALPRGQRQKTSLLVYLYRILGPGPFTGAVVEALVGPDADKTAPEAASQVAAAFRRGNRQGKYWAMRSLMLGRPDLRPVLPRLRVPTLMMSGREDAMNDLQEAERAGRSVPDGSFLPVPGNGHVAPLLIAADQVTAAIQGFWSRAGNP, encoded by the coding sequence ATGGATACGAGAACATCGGCCATGGTGGACACAGTTTTGGGTCCGCTGATGGTCCGCCGTACGGGGGCCGGTTCTCCGGCGCTTCTATGGCACAGCATGTTTGTTGATTCAGAGACATTCGCAGGGGTGACAGGCGATCTTGGACGCAGTCACGAACTTTTTCTTGTGGACGGTCCAGGCCACGGCGGCAGCCCTGGAGTTCGCCGGCGTTATGCCTTGCAGGACTGCGCAACCGCAGCGGCCCAAATTATGGACGCGGTCGGCATAACTGACCCCGTCGACTGGGTGGGAAACGCCTGGGGAGGACATGTCGGCATTCTTTTCGCCGACGCCTACCCCACCCGCTGCGCATCACTGACTACCATCGGGACGCCTGCGTACGCCTTGCCGAGGGGTCAGCGCCAAAAGACCTCCCTATTGGTTTACCTGTACAGGATCCTCGGCCCGGGACCGTTCACGGGAGCAGTGGTGGAAGCACTCGTGGGTCCGGATGCGGACAAGACCGCACCCGAGGCTGCTTCGCAGGTGGCTGCAGCCTTCCGCAGGGGGAACAGGCAGGGCAAGTACTGGGCCATGCGTTCCTTGATGCTCGGTCGTCCGGATTTACGCCCGGTGCTCCCGCGATTGCGCGTACCGACGCTCATGATGAGCGGACGAGAGGACGCTATGAACGACCTTCAGGAGGCAGAGCGCGCGGGGCGTTCAGTGCCGGATGGAAGTTTTCTCCCGGTTCCCGGCAACGGGCACGTCGCGCCGCTCCTCATTGCCGCGGATCAGGTCACGGCGGCGATACAAGGCTTCTGGTCCCGCGCCGGCAACCCGTAG